Part of the Paenibacillus kyungheensis genome, TCGTTAAGCGCTGATCGCAGCAATAAACTTTTCAAAATCGTCCAATTGTTCTTCTATAATGCCTTGAATAATTTCTACCTGTACGCCTTGATAATCGTGAATAGCTATATTCCGAAAACCGACCATGGCTTTGATACTTTGGTTCAGTTCTTTATCCAATATTCCATTGCGAAAAAGCAGATCAAACACATCTCGACTGCTCTGCGGTACTCCAAGATTACGTTCAGAAATGATATGTATCGCTAGATCAAGACAAGCTTCGCAAGCCCGTTGAAGATTTAAAATAATCGAATCTTGCTTGGTATAGTTGAATAAATTATCTTCTTCGCCGGCATATTCTTCAAGAATACGGGCAACACAGCGACGAATCGTAGCCGTTTTGTTAAGTAAAATATCGTGATTCATAGCGTGCCTCTTTTCTCTATAAAGTGATCTAGTAGATATTGTCGCTTATCATTCAATTGTACATACTCGCGAAAAGCCTGCATATAGGAGAGTTGCCTTAGCAAAGGATTTTCTTCATATAATACGATTCCTGTAGTAGCGATTTGAATCTGAAATACAGTGCTTGCTTCTTGAAAATCAATCAAATCTACATCTCGATCCAATAAGTCGGCTACTTGTTGTCCAATTCGAAATCGTTGGTATGTCGATCTGCGTATAGAAGATAAATAAGCAATATCAATATCACTTTCAGGTCGCATTGTACCTTTGGCAACCGAACCAAAAATAATAATTGTATGAGCATCGCATCGGCTACGCAACTCTTCCACAATAAGGAGTTGTTGCTGTTGAGACAAAGATAATATAGACAAGTGCAACAACTCCTTGATTGTGTAAAGTTTTATTTTATAGTCAGTAGATCAAGTATAATTACAGACTATTTCATGTGTACGGGTAATCACCTATTATGATAATGATTTGGTGAACAAGACATGAGGAATATCGGATTCTAAAAATACATCAGAAGATTGTACATATCCTAAGCGCTCATAAAAAGCTGCTGCTTGTGTCTGACCATGTAATTTGGCTTGAGTTAGCCCTTGTTCTCTTGCTAATTGTTCCATATGGTCAACAAGCATTTTGCCAACACCATACTTACGATATTCTTGTAGTACACAGATACGCTCTAACTTGGCTACTCCTTCAACAACACGCAGACGTGAAGTCGCCACAGGTGTCTCACCATCATATACAATAATATGCGGAATAGTTGTACTTGCATTATCCCACT contains:
- the hepT gene encoding type VII toxin-antitoxin system HepT family RNase toxin, which codes for MNHDILLNKTATIRRCVARILEEYAGEEDNLFNYTKQDSIILNLQRACEACLDLAIHIISERNLGVPQSSRDVFDLLFRNGILDKELNQSIKAMVGFRNIAIHDYQGVQVEIIQGIIEEQLDDFEKFIAAISA
- the mntA gene encoding type VII toxin-antitoxin system MntA family adenylyltransferase antitoxin gives rise to the protein MSILSLSQQQQLLIVEELRSRCDAHTIIIFGSVAKGTMRPESDIDIAYLSSIRRSTYQRFRIGQQVADLLDRDVDLIDFQEASTVFQIQIATTGIVLYEENPLLRQLSYMQAFREYVQLNDKRQYLLDHFIEKRGTL
- a CDS encoding GNAT family N-acetyltransferase; protein product: MELLIKQVENEYELDHCLFVRKAVFVNEQGVPLDEEYDEWDNASTTIPHIIVYDGETPVATSRLRVVEGVAKLERICVLQEYRKYGVGKMLVDHMEQLAREQGLTQAKLHGQTQAAAFYERLGYVQSSDVFLESDIPHVLFTKSLS